A stretch of Burkholderia sp. HI2500 DNA encodes these proteins:
- a CDS encoding ABC transporter ATP-binding protein: protein MIHTFPAASVADAFVRIENVVKKFGDSTAVDNVNLTIAKNELFALLGSSGCGKSTLLRMLAGLETATSGKIFVDGEDLASLPPYRRPVNMMFQSYALFPHMTVESNVAFGLKQEGTPKHEIKERVTDALALVQMSKYAQRKPHQLSGGQQQRVALARSLVKRPKLLLLDEPMSALDKKIRQKTQLELVNIIEKVDVTCVMVTHDQEEAMTMASRLAVMSEGKIVQIGAPGEVYEFPNSRFSAEFIGSTNLFEGRVVEDEPDHIFVESDDLEARMYVSHGVTGPLGMPVGISVRPERIHVSREKPGSKHNWARGVVTDIAYMGSYSLYHVRLPSGKTVVSNLSSSHLMNDNAPAWNDDVFVSWSPASGVVLTQ, encoded by the coding sequence ATGATCCATACGTTCCCTGCCGCATCGGTTGCGGACGCCTTCGTGCGCATCGAAAACGTCGTGAAGAAGTTCGGCGACAGCACCGCCGTCGACAACGTGAACCTGACGATCGCGAAGAACGAGCTGTTCGCGCTGCTCGGCAGCTCGGGCTGCGGCAAGTCGACGTTGCTGCGCATGCTCGCCGGGCTCGAGACGGCCACCTCCGGCAAGATCTTCGTCGACGGCGAGGACCTCGCGTCGCTGCCGCCGTACCGCCGCCCGGTGAACATGATGTTCCAGTCGTACGCGCTGTTCCCGCACATGACGGTCGAATCGAACGTCGCGTTCGGCCTGAAGCAGGAAGGCACGCCGAAGCACGAGATCAAGGAGCGCGTGACCGATGCGCTTGCGCTCGTGCAGATGAGCAAGTACGCGCAGCGCAAGCCGCACCAGCTCTCGGGCGGCCAGCAGCAGCGCGTCGCGCTGGCCCGCTCGCTCGTCAAGCGCCCGAAGCTCTTGCTGCTCGACGAGCCGATGTCCGCGCTCGACAAGAAGATCCGCCAGAAAACCCAGCTCGAACTCGTGAACATCATCGAGAAAGTCGACGTGACCTGCGTGATGGTCACGCACGACCAGGAAGAGGCGATGACGATGGCCAGCCGCCTCGCGGTGATGAGCGAAGGCAAGATCGTGCAGATCGGCGCGCCGGGCGAGGTGTACGAGTTTCCGAACAGCCGCTTCTCGGCCGAATTCATCGGCTCGACCAACCTGTTCGAAGGGCGCGTGGTCGAAGACGAGCCCGATCACATTTTCGTCGAAAGCGACGACCTCGAAGCCCGCATGTACGTGAGCCACGGCGTCACGGGCCCGCTCGGCATGCCGGTCGGCATCTCGGTGCGCCCGGAACGCATTCACGTGTCGCGCGAGAAGCCGGGCTCGAAACACAACTGGGCGCGCGGCGTCGTGACCGACATCGCGTACATGGGCAGCTACTCGCTGTACCACGTGCGCCTGCCGAGCGGCAAGACGGTGGTGTCGAACCTGTCGAGCTCGCACCTGATGAACGACAACGCACCGGCGTGGAACGACGACGTGTTCGTGTCGTGGTCGCCGGCCAGCGGCGTCGTGCTGACGCAGTGA
- a CDS encoding ABC transporter permease subunit, with protein sequence MNRANRILSACVLGAGFLFLYIPIVSLVVYSFNASKLVTVWSGFSLKWYGALLHDDELLTAAWLSLKIALLTATASVAIGTWAGFVLARMGRFRGFTLYAAMINAPLVIPEVIQGISLLLLFVAMQQTFGWPAGRGWLTIWIGHVMLCLSFVAVIVQSRVKELDRSIEEAALDLGARPWKVFFVITLPLIAQALVSGWLLAFTVSIDDVILSAFLSGPGSTTLPLVVFSRVRMGLNPEMNALATVFITVVTIGVVVVNRAMLARERRHARDMRMWHAAAAPEVSGIPASPSAMPPARAPAAPPLHDRIPHPTK encoded by the coding sequence ATGAACCGTGCGAATCGCATCCTGTCCGCGTGCGTGCTGGGCGCGGGCTTCCTGTTCCTGTACATCCCGATCGTCAGCCTGGTCGTCTACTCGTTCAACGCGTCGAAGCTGGTGACGGTGTGGTCGGGCTTTTCGCTGAAGTGGTACGGCGCGCTGCTGCACGACGACGAACTGCTCACGGCCGCCTGGCTGTCGCTGAAGATCGCGCTGCTGACGGCCACCGCGTCGGTCGCGATCGGCACCTGGGCCGGCTTCGTGCTCGCCCGCATGGGACGCTTTCGCGGCTTCACGCTGTATGCCGCGATGATCAACGCGCCGCTCGTGATTCCGGAAGTGATCCAGGGCATCTCGCTGCTGCTGCTGTTCGTCGCGATGCAGCAGACCTTCGGCTGGCCGGCCGGGCGTGGCTGGCTGACGATCTGGATCGGCCACGTGATGCTGTGCCTGTCGTTCGTCGCGGTGATCGTGCAATCGCGCGTGAAGGAGCTCGATCGTTCGATCGAGGAAGCCGCGCTCGATCTCGGCGCGCGACCGTGGAAGGTGTTCTTCGTGATCACGCTGCCGCTGATCGCGCAAGCGCTGGTGTCCGGCTGGCTGCTTGCCTTCACGGTGTCGATCGACGACGTGATCCTGTCCGCGTTCCTGTCGGGCCCCGGTTCGACGACGCTGCCGCTCGTCGTGTTCTCTCGCGTGCGGATGGGGCTCAACCCGGAGATGAATGCGCTCGCCACGGTGTTCATCACGGTCGTGACGATCGGGGTCGTCGTCGTGAACCGCGCGATGCTGGCCCGCGAGCGGCGGCACGCGCGCGACATGCGGATGTGGCATGCGGCGGCCGCACCCGAGGTATCCGGCATCCCCGCGTCGCCGTCCGCCATGCCGCCCGCGCGTGCGCCTGCCGCGCCGCCGCTGCACGACCGCATTCCGCATCCCACGAAGTGA
- a CDS encoding DUF3138 family protein → MKKKMLCALIAGALPGLAAANSSADRIRMLQQQIAVLQRQMSALQSQLGAKPLAVPVASNASNASNPATGAAADPSAPGYGQAPAVLTNDDVSDIRQQVANQQLKVDSLTDAARTGPIAGLSVTGYLDPTYLYNRGAGTSSFQFANHENAYTYYNSTFGDVFLDIKKTFGVGPTAPSAEITLMPNRGAGLSMMTGSGSSGLNIINTAVLTVPLSGTTALTGGLVTGFGGYEYQQSSMMLTLTHNLLYDFSDPGSSIGAGLNYQSADGHWAWKFFIGNEQFRSAGAVTQTGVNALGDPISTSNKVPTFTARVDYLRGSALDVGGSISIGRQTLPSAVDPVTGNVRYGVGGNAPSAYGAFFFGEADATYTLADAQYNAEFDYGQQQHGAFNGGLAQWFGLSLLAHRKFNAPVVGRMGATLRYDLLVNRKNGGGGSSIGLNGNGMDPYNGFGIDADCLALSKANGGVGFECKGATRQAAAFDLLFYPTQQVTVKVEYRHDWASNKVFLRHDGSYEKSNDLLATQLIYAF, encoded by the coding sequence ATGAAAAAGAAGATGCTCTGCGCGCTGATCGCCGGAGCGCTGCCGGGGCTGGCTGCGGCGAACTCGAGCGCCGACCGGATCCGGATGCTGCAGCAGCAGATCGCGGTGCTGCAGCGGCAGATGAGCGCGCTGCAATCGCAGCTCGGCGCGAAGCCTTTGGCCGTACCGGTGGCGTCTAACGCATCGAACGCGTCAAACCCGGCGACCGGCGCGGCGGCTGACCCGTCCGCACCCGGCTACGGGCAGGCACCGGCCGTGCTGACCAACGACGACGTGTCGGACATCCGGCAGCAGGTCGCGAACCAGCAACTGAAGGTCGATTCTCTGACGGATGCCGCGCGCACGGGCCCGATCGCGGGGCTGTCGGTGACGGGCTACCTCGACCCGACCTACCTGTACAACCGGGGCGCCGGCACGTCGTCGTTCCAGTTCGCGAACCACGAGAACGCGTACACGTACTACAACAGCACGTTCGGCGACGTATTCCTCGACATCAAGAAGACCTTCGGTGTCGGCCCGACCGCGCCGTCCGCGGAAATCACGCTGATGCCGAACCGCGGCGCGGGCCTGTCGATGATGACGGGCAGCGGCTCGAGCGGCCTGAACATCATCAACACGGCCGTCCTGACCGTGCCGCTGTCGGGCACGACGGCGCTCACCGGCGGCCTCGTGACGGGCTTCGGCGGCTACGAGTACCAGCAGTCGAGCATGATGCTGACGCTCACGCACAACCTGCTGTACGACTTCTCCGATCCGGGCTCGTCGATCGGCGCGGGCCTCAACTACCAGAGCGCGGATGGCCACTGGGCGTGGAAGTTCTTCATCGGCAACGAGCAGTTCCGCAGCGCGGGCGCGGTCACGCAGACCGGCGTCAACGCGCTCGGCGACCCGATCTCGACGAGCAACAAGGTGCCGACCTTCACCGCGCGCGTCGATTACCTGCGCGGCAGCGCGCTCGACGTCGGCGGCTCGATCAGCATCGGCCGCCAGACGCTGCCGAGCGCGGTCGATCCGGTGACCGGCAACGTGCGCTACGGCGTGGGCGGCAACGCACCGAGCGCGTACGGCGCGTTCTTCTTCGGTGAGGCTGACGCGACCTACACGCTCGCCGATGCGCAGTACAACGCCGAGTTCGACTACGGCCAGCAGCAGCACGGCGCGTTCAACGGCGGGCTCGCACAGTGGTTCGGGCTGTCACTGCTCGCGCACCGCAAGTTCAACGCGCCGGTGGTCGGCCGCATGGGTGCGACGCTGCGCTACGACCTGCTCGTGAACCGGAAGAACGGCGGCGGCGGCTCGTCGATCGGCCTGAACGGCAACGGGATGGACCCGTACAACGGCTTCGGCATCGATGCGGATTGCCTGGCGCTGTCGAAGGCGAACGGCGGCGTCGGCTTCGAGTGCAAGGGCGCGACGCGGCAGGCTGCCGCGTTCGACCTGCTGTTCTACCCGACCCAGCAAGTGACGGTGAAGGTCGAATACCGGCACGACTGGGCGAGCAACAAGGTGTTCCTGCGTCACGACGGGTCGTACGAGAAGTCGAACGACCTGCTCGCCACCCAACTCATCTACGCGTTCTGA
- a CDS encoding ABC transporter permease subunit, which yields MRTSASTPSTPVSTGTTAAPQADKRRGRFAALSRFLPSGRSVAIGVPFVWLAVFFALPFVLVLKISFADQMLGIPPYTALARLEAGTVQVALSLKHYALLLQDDLYLNTYVSSLKMAAASTLMCLLAGYPIAYFIARSTPARRNLLMMAVMLPFWTSFLIRVYAWVGIMKDDGLLNHVLAALGVIATPLRLYHTDAGVYIGMVYSYLPFMVMPLYAHLVKMDLTLLEAANDLGATPWSAFWRITLPLSRNGIVAGSLLVFIPAVGEYVIPELLGGANTLMLGRVMWDEFFNNMDWPMASAVTVTMVLLLLVPMALLHYSQTEAEARS from the coding sequence ATGAGAACCTCCGCTTCCACGCCCTCCACTCCGGTGTCGACCGGCACGACCGCCGCGCCCCAGGCTGACAAGCGCCGAGGCCGCTTCGCCGCGCTGTCGCGCTTCCTGCCGTCGGGCCGCAGCGTCGCGATCGGCGTGCCGTTCGTGTGGCTGGCCGTGTTCTTCGCGCTGCCGTTCGTGCTGGTGCTGAAGATCAGCTTCGCCGACCAGATGCTCGGCATCCCGCCGTACACCGCGCTTGCGCGGCTGGAGGCCGGCACCGTGCAGGTTGCGCTGTCGCTGAAGCATTACGCGCTGCTGCTGCAGGACGACCTGTACCTGAACACCTACGTCAGCTCGCTGAAGATGGCCGCGGCGTCGACGCTGATGTGCCTGCTGGCCGGCTACCCGATCGCGTACTTCATTGCGCGCTCGACGCCGGCCCGACGCAACCTGCTGATGATGGCCGTGATGCTGCCGTTCTGGACGTCGTTCCTGATCCGCGTCTATGCGTGGGTCGGGATCATGAAGGACGACGGGCTGCTGAACCACGTATTGGCGGCACTCGGCGTGATCGCGACACCGCTGCGGCTGTATCACACCGACGCGGGCGTCTACATCGGGATGGTCTATTCGTACTTGCCGTTCATGGTGATGCCGCTGTACGCGCACCTCGTGAAGATGGACCTCACGTTGCTCGAAGCCGCCAACGATCTCGGCGCGACGCCGTGGTCCGCGTTCTGGCGCATCACGCTGCCGCTGTCGAGGAACGGCATCGTCGCGGGCAGCCTGCTCGTGTTCATCCCGGCGGTGGGCGAATACGTGATCCCCGAGTTGCTCGGCGGCGCGAACACGCTGATGCTCGGCCGCGTGATGTGGGATGAATTCTTCAACAACATGGACTGGCCGATGGCGTCCGCGGTGACGGTGACGATGGTGCTGCTGCTGCTCGTGCCGATGGCGCTGCTCCATTACAGCCAGACCGAAGCGGAGGCCAGGTCATGA